The proteins below come from a single Stutzerimonas stutzeri RCH2 genomic window:
- a CDS encoding BPSL0761 family protein has product MPCERTRAVIQTHDFLLELSRDGSLPERVRRDARFLLRHYPSRTDMLMAGRIEEQAETLPIGALGPVFSSTTTL; this is encoded by the coding sequence ATGCCATGCGAACGTACCCGAGCAGTGATACAGACACATGACTTTCTTCTTGAGCTCTCGCGTGATGGGTCTTTGCCCGAACGGGTTCGGCGTGATGCTCGATTCCTGCTGCGTCATTATCCAAGCCGGACTGACATGCTTATGGCCGGCCGGATTGAGGAACAGGCGGAGACGCTGCCAATTGGAGCTCTTGGCCCTGTATTCAGCTCGACAACAACTCTCTAA